The genomic interval GAAGAAAAAGATAAGACCGAAAATATTGAAAAAAAGGAGTTAGAAAAATGTGAAAAGCAAAAAGAGGAATATTTAGCCGGGTGGCAGAGAGCCCGGGCCGATTTTTTGAATTACAAAAAAGAGGAGATGGAAAGAATTGCCGGGATAGTGTTTTATTCTCAAGAGGGAATGATTCTGAAAATTTTACCAATTTTAGATAATTTTGATTTGGTGGAAAAAAAACTGCCGCAGGAATTAAAAGACGATACTAATGTAGAAGGTATGCTCCAAATAAAAAATCATTTTCATGATTTCTTGAAAAATTATGGCATAGAAGTAATGAAAGTGCTTGGAGAAAAGTTTGATCCGAATTTCCATGAAGCGGTTGAGCAAATAGAAGCAAAAGGCAAAGAAAAAGGCATTATTGTAGAAGAAATCCAAAAGGGCTACTTAATTCAAAACAAAGTTTTAAGAGCAGCAAAGGTAAAGGTCGCAAAGTAAGAATCATTCTAACATATTAACATTTAAACATATAAACATATGGAACAGCAACAAAAACAAATTCAAATTAAAGCCAAAGACGAGGATATAAAAGGCGTTTATTCCAATCTAATGCAGGTAGTCCATACAAAAGAAGAATTTATTCTTGACTTCTTTTTAGCCTCGCCTCCGCAAGGAGTTCTTTCTTCAAGAGTAATAATGAGCCCAGGCCATGTTAAAAGAATGCTTAAGGCTTTTGAAGAAAACTTGAAGAAATACGAAGATAAATTCGGCAAGATTGAAGAGGCAAAAGCGCCAGACACAAAAGAAGAAGGCGAAAGCAAAATCGGCTTTACAGTGTAGAAATATCAGGTAGATGACTGATTGGGGCGTGTGGCTCAGTGGTAGAGCGCATTCCTGATAAGAATGAGGTCGAAGGTCCGATTCCTTCCACGCCCACCAAAAATTTTAAGGGCCCGTAGTTCAGTTGGTTAGAATATCTCATTTGCAATGAGGAGATCAGCGGTTCGAATCCGCTCGGGTCCAATATATTTTAAAAAATTTCTAACTCATAATTTCTAATTTCTAATTAACCTAATCAGTTGTTGGGAGTTAGTTATTAATTATTTTTACTATGGCAAAGATATTAGGTATTGATTTAGGCACAACATTTTCGGCAATGGCAGTAATTGAAGCAGGCGAGCCCAAGATTATTGAAAATAAAGAAGGGGCGAGAACAACGCCTTCTATTGTGGCATTGGCAAAAAATCAGGAACGATTGGTTGGAATTTTGGCTAGACGCCAGCAGGTTACTAATCCTCAAAATACGATTTTTTCCACAAAAAGATTGATTGGAAGAAAATTTTCTGACAAAGAGGTGCAAAAAGATAAAAAACTTATGCCTTATGAGATTAGAGAGGCGGGTGATGGCGGAGTAGAAATAAAAATGGGTGATAAATGGTATAAGCCATTGGAAATTTCAGCAATGATTTTGCAGAAATTAAAAGCGGACGCTGAAGAAAAGTTAGGAGAAAAAATAGAAGAAGCGATAATTACTTGTCCCGCGTATTTTGACGATTCCCAAAGAAAAGCGACAAA from Candidatus Parcubacteria bacterium carries:
- a CDS encoding nucleotide exchange factor GrpE — its product is MEEKKDTEEKDKTENIEKKELEKCEKQKEEYLAGWQRARADFLNYKKEEMERIAGIVFYSQEGMILKILPILDNFDLVEKKLPQELKDDTNVEGMLQIKNHFHDFLKNYGIEVMKVLGEKFDPNFHEAVEQIEAKGKEKGIIVEEIQKGYLIQNKVLRAAKVKVAK
- a CDS encoding DUF3467 domain-containing protein, translating into MEQQQKQIQIKAKDEDIKGVYSNLMQVVHTKEEFILDFFLASPPQGVLSSRVIMSPGHVKRMLKAFEENLKKYEDKFGKIEEAKAPDTKEEGESKIGFTV